Proteins from a single region of Chryseobacterium sp. T16E-39:
- the yidC gene encoding membrane protein insertase YidC, which translates to MQQNNGLDKSQMISFAVLCVVLFGFMFYFQNKQQKEEQLKTQQQKTEQAKTAVKQTQASNINPDVTPNAIQVSTLGNNELKLEFSSLGGQVSKVELLKYKAYDHKSDQADLPLYLINKNNSNYGFQFKDKTGKIINTKDLVFSPTVNGNAVTLTANYNGAVIQFIYTLLSKYTLDFKVRTQGLAKVTSDTKADFLWNYNVRNLEKGRAQEQSHSEFSYAFNNYKSYDYDGRTTMEEEKETLNWIGVKQQFFSSVIEAKNGFTQSKGNQESVEEGEYLKKFNYEGFVQMTGNELNQDFTWYFMPLDLPLLKSYDKNFDEILPLGWSFIGGMNRYFFMPMYNIIASWGLTAGWVIFIMTIIVKLILSPIMYKQHKLSAMMRVIRPEIDEATAKLKDADPMKKQQATMEIYRKAGVNQMAGCLPAVVQIPIFYALFRFFPNFIDLRGKGFWFAKDLTAYDDLIKLPFKVPFLGDHLSIFALACTIVILIYTIMTSGNIQQPQQEGMPNMKVLMYIFPITFLFFLNTSASGLSWYYFVSNAINILIILVIKYVILDEKKIHAQIQANKEKPKSEGKFQKRMREMMEKAQEQQKVQDQQRNKKK; encoded by the coding sequence ATGCAACAGAACAACGGACTCGATAAAAGTCAAATGATTAGTTTTGCGGTTTTATGTGTGGTTCTCTTCGGGTTTATGTTTTATTTTCAGAATAAACAGCAGAAAGAGGAGCAGTTGAAAACTCAACAACAAAAAACTGAACAAGCAAAAACTGCCGTAAAACAAACTCAGGCAAGTAATATCAATCCAGATGTAACTCCTAACGCAATTCAGGTTTCCACTTTAGGGAACAACGAATTGAAATTGGAATTTTCCAGCTTAGGAGGACAAGTTTCTAAAGTAGAGCTTTTAAAATATAAGGCTTACGATCACAAAAGTGATCAGGCCGACCTGCCTCTTTATTTAATTAATAAAAATAATTCAAACTACGGTTTTCAGTTTAAAGATAAAACCGGTAAAATTATTAATACTAAAGACTTAGTTTTTTCTCCGACAGTTAATGGGAATGCTGTGACATTAACGGCTAACTATAATGGAGCTGTTATTCAGTTTATCTATACATTGCTTTCAAAATATACTTTAGATTTTAAAGTTAGAACTCAAGGATTGGCTAAGGTGACTTCTGATACCAAGGCTGATTTCCTATGGAATTATAATGTAAGAAACCTAGAAAAGGGTAGAGCCCAGGAACAGTCTCATTCAGAATTTTCATATGCGTTTAATAATTATAAGAGCTATGATTATGATGGAAGAACAACGATGGAGGAAGAAAAAGAGACGCTTAACTGGATCGGTGTAAAACAGCAATTCTTTTCTTCAGTAATTGAAGCTAAAAATGGATTTACACAAAGTAAAGGAAACCAGGAATCTGTAGAAGAAGGGGAGTATTTGAAGAAATTCAACTATGAAGGTTTTGTGCAGATGACCGGAAATGAACTGAACCAGGATTTTACCTGGTATTTTATGCCTTTGGATTTGCCATTGTTAAAATCATATGATAAAAACTTTGATGAAATATTGCCATTAGGCTGGTCATTTATTGGAGGAATGAATCGTTATTTCTTCATGCCAATGTATAATATTATTGCATCTTGGGGATTAACTGCAGGGTGGGTAATCTTTATAATGACAATTATTGTTAAGTTGATTCTTTCGCCAATTATGTATAAACAACATAAATTGAGTGCAATGATGAGAGTGATCCGTCCGGAAATAGATGAGGCAACAGCCAAATTGAAGGATGCGGATCCAATGAAAAAACAGCAAGCTACAATGGAGATCTATCGAAAAGCGGGAGTAAATCAGATGGCGGGATGTTTACCGGCGGTCGTTCAGATTCCGATTTTCTATGCATTATTCCGTTTCTTCCCTAACTTTATAGATTTAAGAGGAAAGGGATTCTGGTTTGCAAAGGATCTAACGGCTTATGATGATTTGATTAAATTACCATTTAAAGTTCCGTTTTTAGGGGATCATTTAAGTATTTTTGCTTTGGCATGTACAATAGTAATCTTGATTTATACGATTATGACTTCAGGGAATATCCAACAGCCACAACAGGAGGGGATGCCGAATATGAAAGTCTTGATGTATATCTTCCCTATTACTTTCCTATTCTTCCTGAATACTTCAGCATCTGGTCTTTCATGGTATTATTTCGTATCTAATGCAATCAATATTTTAATTATCCTAGTTATTAAATATGTAATTTTGGATGAGAAAAAGATTCATGCCCAGATTCAGGCGAATAAAGAAAAGCCAAAATCTGAGGGTAAATTCCAGAAAAGGATGAGAGAAATGATGGAAAAGGCTCAGGAACAGCAAAAAGTTCAAGACCAACAAAGAAATAAGAAAAAATAA
- a CDS encoding SusD/RagB family nutrient-binding outer membrane lipoprotein: protein MKNIKLTTAVLSLSMLFASVSCNRYLDVNEDPNNVGIDKVTPNELLPVGITSTYAKQSQTLNRFASVAMNSTAGNSLVYGAPFIDDYKPNVSNTFYNDVWDSIFRGIANFQQIIVFNDPVKKYTQHKAMAMIMKANYVQILTDLYGDMPYSEAWKGQDNLTPKYDKGEDIYKASIADLEAAIVLLNSNSGDTPTGDIVFRGDKDKWKAFANTIKLRYLLRMSNVTGAMATYRDQKLASLSGATFIDQDVLENPGYSAANDAQQNPFTNFYVRTSSGNNAANFSINVASEHEALILNGNIEGDTRPVYQKFTGVADGRRSRMFNLIGGKVLGIRQGNLPGQPGVPTSVSRFTYGITIGTGTPTSSADYTAKASAKSGCIMTRAESKFLQAEAALRYPAIFGNANANFTAGITASYAYFGVTDATLLPAYLTAIATRPGLGWTGTDTNKMEAIMTQKWIALTGVNPEQSFFDYTKTGFPVTPVATVASNPKPNRLIYPLSEYIGNASNVPGISNSDVFSKNQYTPFWARN from the coding sequence ATGAAAAATATAAAATTAACAACTGCGGTTTTATCTTTATCTATGTTGTTTGCTTCAGTTTCGTGTAATCGATATCTTGATGTAAACGAGGATCCAAATAATGTTGGGATTGATAAAGTTACTCCAAACGAATTGTTGCCAGTTGGTATTACGTCAACTTACGCAAAGCAGTCTCAGACACTTAATCGATTTGCAAGTGTTGCAATGAATTCAACTGCAGGTAACTCATTGGTGTACGGTGCTCCGTTTATTGATGATTATAAGCCTAACGTTTCCAATACATTTTACAATGATGTTTGGGATAGTATTTTTAGAGGTATTGCAAATTTTCAGCAAATAATTGTATTTAATGATCCTGTCAAAAAATATACCCAGCATAAGGCGATGGCAATGATTATGAAGGCAAATTATGTACAGATATTAACAGATTTGTATGGAGATATGCCTTATTCTGAAGCTTGGAAGGGTCAAGATAACTTGACGCCTAAGTATGATAAAGGAGAAGATATTTATAAAGCTTCTATCGCAGATTTGGAAGCTGCTATTGTTTTATTAAATTCTAATTCAGGAGACACTCCAACAGGAGATATTGTTTTTAGAGGAGATAAAGATAAATGGAAAGCTTTTGCTAATACAATAAAGCTAAGATATTTGTTAAGAATGTCAAATGTAACAGGTGCTATGGCAACATATAGAGATCAGAAATTAGCGTCATTGAGTGGTGCTACATTTATTGATCAGGATGTATTGGAAAATCCTGGATATTCTGCTGCGAATGATGCACAACAAAATCCATTTACTAATTTCTATGTAAGAACGAGCTCAGGTAATAACGCAGCAAATTTCTCTATTAATGTTGCTTCTGAGCATGAAGCACTTATTTTAAATGGGAATATAGAAGGTGATACCCGTCCTGTTTATCAAAAGTTCACTGGTGTAGCGGATGGAAGAAGATCAAGAATGTTTAATCTTATTGGTGGAAAAGTTCTAGGTATTAGACAAGGAAATTTACCAGGTCAACCAGGTGTACCAACTTCAGTTTCCAGATTTACTTATGGAATTACTATTGGTACAGGAACACCTACTTCTAGTGCTGATTACACTGCTAAAGCTTCTGCTAAATCTGGTTGTATCATGACCAGAGCTGAATCTAAGTTTTTACAGGCAGAGGCTGCTTTGAGATATCCTGCAATTTTTGGAAATGCTAATGCTAATTTTACTGCTGGTATTACAGCATCATATGCTTATTTTGGAGTTACTGATGCTACTTTGTTGCCTGCTTATTTAACAGCTATAGCAACAAGACCAGGATTGGGTTGGACTGGAACCGATACAAACAAAATGGAGGCTATTATGACTCAGAAATGGATCGCTTTAACAGGAGTTAATCCGGAGCAATCTTTCTTTGATTATACTAAAACAGGATTCCCTGTAACACCTGTCGCAACTGTAGCTTCAAATCCAAAACCTAATAGACTAATTTATCCTCTTTCAGAATATATTGGTAATGCTAGCAACGTTCCTGGAATTAGTAATTCCGATGTATTTAGCAAAAATCAATATACGCCATTCTGGGCAAGAAACTAA
- a CDS encoding ribonuclease HII, which yields MDLLKSWSQTYIEAGCDEVGRGCLCGPVVAAAVVLDHNFDQNLVNDSKKLSFKTRMDLDNYIKDNVKDYAIAELPPTFIDLHNILNASIHAMHRALDQLTIKPELILVDGNKFHPYNYIPHQCIIKGDSKVLSIAAASILAKNYRDQLMINLHEEFPEYGWDTNFGYATKKHQAALIKFGPTKYHRQSFRLKYD from the coding sequence ATGGATTTATTAAAAAGCTGGTCACAGACCTATATTGAGGCAGGATGCGATGAAGTAGGCAGAGGCTGTTTATGTGGTCCTGTAGTAGCTGCAGCTGTAGTTTTAGATCATAATTTTGATCAAAACTTAGTGAACGATTCCAAGAAATTAAGCTTTAAAACCAGAATGGACCTTGATAATTATATTAAGGACAATGTCAAAGATTACGCTATCGCTGAGCTTCCACCGACATTTATTGATTTACATAATATTCTCAATGCAAGTATCCATGCAATGCACAGAGCCCTTGATCAACTAACGATAAAGCCTGAACTGATATTAGTAGATGGAAATAAGTTCCATCCCTATAATTATATTCCCCATCAATGCATTATTAAGGGTGATTCAAAAGTACTTTCAATCGCAGCGGCTTCAATCTTAGCCAAAAATTACAGAGACCAACTCATGATCAATCTGCATGAAGAATTTCCCGAATATGGATGGGATACAAATTTCGGCTACGCAACCAAGAAACACCAAGCAGCACTTATAAAATTCGGTCCAACCAAATACCACAGACAGTCTTTCAGACTTAAATACGATTAA
- a CDS encoding SusC/RagA family TonB-linked outer membrane protein, whose product MKKLTTSVLIVVLSSSFYVANAQQKKNDTVRTQNIEEVVVTGALGIKKKADAITNAQQVVGTKELNQASAPNAVQALTGKVSGLQITQTDNGVGATSRIVIRGNKSISGNNQALVVIDNVISSADVLTQIPPEAIESVNVIKGLQGAALYGQQGVNGVIIVATKKGARGEKMQFTLTSSIQMTQAFKFPIVQQQYGKGYPHEQAFSAGDPDYNGATYVPFENMSWGPAYNDPTIGGQMMPSGLPQANNKFIYEKFAPIKDHFSKFFKNGVIFQNGLTINSGGADSYAMLSINRLENDFVVEGDKLRQNSFLLKAGKKLDKLRIDGTVNYISKITNQSDSELYNDILQMPTMNDIRKYRNSGIEGGLSAFTKNPYYQIEHTRQNTINDYLSGILSLQYDFNKNINLTYTGNVFLNNSRSDNHDDGFKATQIYDSGLVFDGGTIQDYTQNANYDSYYISRTVSTRSYYGDIMLNFNYDLTNDINLKLNIGNNIQDSYRTARSMGGTNLIVPGWYDVRNVNNPIQPGNLNGAAALDNIAFENSTTRQRIVAGFANLDLSYKDYLFLNSTFRIEQSSVLSTFYNGEVHNKTYPYYSVGLSFIPTKAFEGLKSDVLNHIKIAPSFTRVGNTSAVLPYNTTNVGVIPSGYPFPGLPGYGVNASQTNRAIKPEFISTLDLNVQLGFFNDRITLEGSIYQSDTKDLITNANVSNTSGLNTLKDNFGKTRMKGMEIDLGITPFKTQDFTWNLRASFAKSRTTVLDLPNGLDEVALAVPYQTVGLGVFAIKGSDAQVIKATTFQRDDQGRIIVGADGVPLQSTTLSSMGRVTPDYTLGFNTSIRYKGFTLSGTMDYRKGGKFASLGKSILTFAGMTEDTAGFDRTKGYVIPNSVQSVGGQYVANTTPVGGTADYDGVAGYFSSQSLQRLGEPMVLDATAFKVREIALSYDIPKSVLSSTFVTGFTVGLFARNPFFVYSKENRNYADPETSYTNGNGAGIAIAGQYPSQRSFGINIKATF is encoded by the coding sequence ATGAAGAAATTAACAACAAGTGTTCTAATTGTGGTGTTGTCTTCGTCTTTTTATGTTGCTAATGCACAACAAAAAAAGAATGACACGGTAAGAACGCAGAATATCGAAGAAGTCGTTGTTACAGGGGCTCTTGGTATTAAGAAAAAAGCTGATGCAATAACAAACGCTCAACAAGTAGTAGGTACTAAAGAATTGAACCAGGCTTCAGCTCCGAATGCAGTACAGGCACTAACTGGGAAGGTGTCTGGTTTGCAGATCACACAAACAGATAATGGTGTAGGAGCAACAAGTAGAATTGTAATTAGAGGGAATAAATCAATTTCTGGTAATAACCAGGCTTTAGTTGTTATTGACAACGTAATTTCTTCTGCTGATGTTTTAACTCAAATACCACCAGAGGCTATTGAAAGCGTAAACGTTATTAAAGGATTGCAGGGAGCTGCACTTTATGGGCAGCAAGGGGTAAATGGAGTTATTATTGTAGCTACTAAAAAAGGAGCTAGAGGTGAGAAAATGCAATTTACTCTGACTTCTTCAATACAAATGACCCAGGCCTTTAAGTTTCCTATAGTTCAGCAACAATATGGAAAGGGTTATCCACATGAGCAGGCATTTAGTGCTGGTGATCCGGACTATAATGGAGCTACCTATGTGCCTTTCGAAAATATGTCTTGGGGGCCGGCTTACAACGACCCAACTATTGGTGGACAGATGATGCCGTCTGGACTTCCGCAGGCAAATAATAAATTCATTTATGAAAAATTTGCTCCTATAAAAGATCACTTTTCAAAATTCTTTAAGAATGGTGTGATTTTCCAAAACGGACTTACTATTAATAGTGGAGGTGCTGACTCTTATGCTATGTTATCCATTAACAGGTTGGAGAATGACTTCGTAGTTGAAGGCGACAAATTAAGACAGAATAGTTTTTTATTGAAAGCTGGTAAAAAATTGGATAAATTAAGAATTGATGGTACTGTTAACTATATTAGCAAGATTACCAATCAATCTGATTCCGAACTGTACAACGATATCCTTCAAATGCCAACAATGAACGATATCAGAAAATATAGAAATTCTGGTATTGAAGGTGGATTGTCTGCATTTACTAAGAATCCATACTATCAAATAGAACATACAAGACAGAATACTATTAATGATTATTTATCTGGAATCTTATCATTACAGTATGATTTTAATAAAAATATTAATTTAACCTACACAGGTAACGTATTTTTAAATAATTCAAGATCAGATAACCATGATGATGGCTTTAAAGCAACTCAGATATATGATTCAGGATTAGTATTTGACGGAGGAACTATACAGGATTACACGCAAAATGCAAATTATGATTCATATTATATCAGTCGTACAGTAAGCACAAGAAGCTATTACGGAGATATCATGTTGAATTTTAACTATGATCTTACGAATGATATTAATTTGAAATTAAATATTGGTAATAACATTCAGGATAGCTACAGAACGGCAAGATCAATGGGGGGAACCAATTTAATTGTCCCGGGATGGTATGATGTTCGTAATGTTAATAATCCAATTCAGCCTGGAAACCTAAATGGTGCAGCGGCATTGGATAATATTGCTTTTGAAAATAGTACAACAAGACAAAGAATTGTTGCCGGTTTTGCCAACTTAGATTTATCCTATAAAGATTATTTATTTTTGAACTCAACTTTTAGAATTGAGCAAAGTTCAGTTTTGTCTACTTTCTATAATGGAGAAGTTCATAATAAAACATATCCTTATTACTCTGTGGGACTTTCATTTATCCCTACAAAAGCATTTGAGGGATTGAAAAGTGATGTGCTTAACCATATTAAGATCGCACCAAGTTTCACAAGAGTAGGAAATACTTCTGCGGTGTTGCCTTATAATACTACCAATGTGGGTGTTATACCTAGTGGATATCCTTTCCCAGGATTGCCAGGTTATGGAGTAAATGCTTCACAAACAAACAGAGCAATAAAACCTGAGTTTATATCTACTCTTGACTTAAATGTTCAGTTAGGTTTCTTCAATGATCGTATTACTTTAGAAGGATCGATTTATCAATCTGATACAAAAGATTTGATTACGAATGCGAATGTTTCAAATACTTCAGGGCTTAATACATTGAAGGATAACTTTGGGAAAACAAGAATGAAAGGGATGGAAATTGATTTAGGAATCACTCCATTTAAGACTCAGGACTTCACTTGGAATTTAAGAGCTTCTTTCGCAAAATCTAGAACTACTGTATTAGATTTACCAAACGGTCTTGATGAAGTTGCACTTGCTGTTCCTTATCAAACAGTTGGGCTTGGAGTTTTTGCAATAAAAGGATCTGATGCACAGGTTATTAAAGCGACTACATTCCAAAGAGATGATCAGGGAAGAATTATTGTAGGAGCAGATGGTGTTCCATTGCAAAGTACTACTTTAAGCAGTATGGGTAGAGTAACTCCGGATTATACCCTTGGATTTAATACTTCTATCAGATATAAAGGCTTTACTCTTTCTGGTACTATGGATTACCGTAAAGGTGGTAAATTTGCATCATTAGGTAAAAGTATCCTTACATTTGCTGGGATGACAGAAGATACTGCTGGCTTCGACAGAACTAAAGGATATGTAATTCCTAATTCAGTTCAATCAGTAGGTGGACAATATGTTGCTAACACAACTCCTGTAGGAGGAACTGCAGATTATGATGGTGTTGCCGGATATTTCAGTTCTCAGTCTTTACAAAGATTAGGAGAGCCAATGGTATTGGATGCAACTGCATTTAAAGTAAGAGAAATTGCACTTTCTTATGATATTCCAAAATCTGTTTTATCATCTACTTTTGTTACTGGTTTTACAGTTGGTTTATTTGCAAGAAATCCATTCTTTGTGTATTCAAAAGAGAACAGAAACTATGCTGATCCTGAAACTTCTTACACTAATGGTAACGGTGCAGGTATTGCTATTGCGGGCCAATATCCTTCTCAAAGATCTTTTGGTATTAACATAAAAGCTACATTCTAA